tccaccagcctgcaCTGTTgacatggattcatgctgttggtgccaaattctgactctaccatctgtgtgtttcagcagaaatcgagattcattagaccaggctatgtttttccagtcttctgtccagttttggtgagcctgtgcctactgcagcctcagctttctgttcttggccgacagaagtggaacccgacgtggtcttctgctgttgtagtccttccacctcaaggttcgacgtgttgtgcattctgggatgcttttctgctcaccataaTTCTACAGAGtgattatctgagttactgtagcctttctgtcagctcaaaccagtctgatcattctacattgacctctctcatcaacaaggtgtttccgtcttcagaactgctgctcactggatgatTTTTCTGTAtcgcaccattctgagtaaactctagagactgttgtgagtgaaaatcccagaagatcagcagttatataaatactcaaaccagcccgtctggcaccaacaatcataccACGGTCGAAATCGCCGAGATCACTACTGCAGCAGAAACcatgacaacaaaaaaaggcgagagagagagaaaatgatgaGAAGAATTCCCACCCGCACAGTTCACACCGTTTCTTCTTGGTGCTATATCGTGCACAGAGGCGATTTTTGATTTTATTGAATCTTTTCCCGGTTCACTTTGTTTCACTCTTATCTCACGCGCTGATACACTGTAATGACGGTAACCGTGTAAGTACCTTGCAAAGGGAAGATCTGAGCCAAACAACAGATGAATAGAATCATTTTAAAAGCTATTACTGCAACACATGGTCATTTCTGAACAGTAAACAGTGTagtacagaaaacaaacaaaaaatgattAGTGTTTAGCCATAATGAATTGCTAACATGGCAGTTTTTAGATCAAAGCCTGTGATTGGGAATAATACGATTGTGAGGAATTACAACAATGTAGAAGGTttatataaagaaagaaattaaagacgaggaaaaaatacagaaatcacCACAGATGGCCTACACCTGTTGATCGTTATAAAGTAGTATAAAGGCTTCATCGAAGAGATACGTCCTGAGACGGGTTTTAAACATGCTCGCGGAGGTTCGAGGATCTAATAAACATCGGGTGCTCCGTTCCACAACTTTGTGATCTCCTTGACCCTTTAAGGACTATCAAGAAGTAGCTGGTAGTTCGATCTAAGAGATCTCTGGGAGTGGTGGAAAACAATAAGCTCATAAATATAACCTTCTGATCGTTCTTGTATTAATCATCATTCTTGCTGCAGAATGAACGGTTTTAGCTGAAATAACTGCAATCAGGTGATTATGTGATCATAACGGGGGACAGCCCTAATAAGAGCATGTACTTTGTAAATGTGCAGTGCATACGGTACGGATAGTCAAAGTTCAGAAGTTTCTTAACTGTTTCAaagttcaacacacacacacacacacaccctcctgtCTCACTCCAAGGTTGATTTCATTCTAAAGTTGCTTATTTGCTACCTGTATTATCTCAGACCCACGTGTctgtcatttttctctctctccgtggGAATGTGTTGAAGAGTGTCTGAGTTAAttaaagtctgttttttttttttttttctttctttctacagtTGCTGAACCAATTTCAATCTCTGGTAGGTTTTGTTCTTTGCATTCACTTTTTCaattgaagtttttttttcctttttcgcGAGTaggagcgcacacacacacacacatacacacacgctcgtGGGCAGTTCTGTTGCGTAACGTTTGAGCCGTCATGTTTGTGCAGTGCTCTGCTCACTTGCCAACACTGACCTTATTTTCATGCTAACAGTCAGGTCGTGTGCGCTGATACAGTAGCACATCGTTATGTCCTCTTGAGACTGGAATTGGAAATGTAGAAATGTATTGTGCCGTTGAATTTTACTATCGTGAGCTGGATGTTGCTGGAGTTTAACAAAGAACTCCGTGTGTTCCTCTCGGTTCTCTATTAGTCCTTCACGTTGGCTGCTACGTAATTATTTCActgcgctgctgaattctcaactctgattggtcattAGACGTTCATTAATTCTCCATAACAGCAGTTCTGgcttttatattaatacacatgTCCTAATACGTCATCATTTCCGTTATAAGAGGTACTCGTGGCAGATACGGTGCAATAATCTATGcgtaataataaatgaattcataAACATGTTGTTGTTTAGCAAATAAAAACGTATCATCACGGATAAGCTGGAGACTTCTaacgtttttggaaggagtctccagtgtcaggtcTTTGTAACAGTCCTAGCTGAAGCGCTTCCTTTAAGTTTTCCCACCGTGTGAGAGTCTTCAAGACGGGATTTTGCATTTTGCTGCTTCTCGGTTacaaaccacttttttttttggtcttataaACTtcgagagagaaaatagagaggcTGGTTAATAAGCGATAAGCGATGACCGGAACTCACTTGTTCAAACATTCCACGACATGTAACATGTAGCtatgaatggataaaaacaCAACGTTTTGTGTACGCTGCATGAGACAGGACACatgttgttgattgttttcctaacATCATGGCCAGATGTCTCAgaagtctatctatctatctgtctgtctgtctgtctgtctgtctgtctgtctgtctgtctgtctggaacacattattTACAGACTGTTCATGGATTATGTTTATGACATTATAAAGCTGCAAAAGATTAAGCAGGAAAATAGTCACTGATTTGTTGTTACCTGTGTTGTAGTACAAGCTTTTATTCAAGTATGATGGTGGAGACTATAAGCATGGAGGGAGAATGACTGAACACTAAAGTACAAGAAGGAATTTGTTCAGAGGTTCAAGgtaggaaagaagagaagaatggAGAGATAAGAGAAAGGTAAAGACTGGGTCAAAGGACAAGGTGAAAGGAAGAGTTCAAGAGGAGATGAGCAAGAGTGGCACTAGAGTCAGCATATTCCGCTCTCAGGAAACATGTTCAGTAAAGAATAGAGAGCACTGAAATgaatgcgagagagagagagagagagagagagagagagtgagagagagagagagagagagagagagagagtacaagaTGTGATGACCATGAGAGATTGGAAAGAAACGGAAATATGACTTAGCATAAATGGTAACAGGAAAGCTGGAGGAGTGTATGAAAGGGTttagagggagagaaagagagaggaaggaaaaggagagagggGCGGAGATGGAGGGTAAAATGATTGGTTGCATGGAGGGGTGGAGAGACGGCCAGAGTAAAACACCTTCCAAATCCTTAGTTTCACATCTGATCAGCATTAGAGCCAGAGATTTATGTGGTTCACTGCCAAGTTACACTTTTACTGGGCATTCAGCTATACTGTGTGAGACTTCGCAATCTTACATAAAACTCCAGAAGCTTCCAGACTAAAACTTTAGAATCTTCCAGACTAAAAAGAATCTTCCAGATTAAAACTTCAGAATCTTCCAGACTAAAAAGAATCTTCCAGATTAAAACTTCAGAATCTTCCAGACTAAAACTGGAATCTTTCAGAATAAAACTCCAGAACCTTCCAGAATAAAGCTCAAAATCTTCCAGAATAAAACTCAAAATCTTACAGAATAAAGCTCAAAATCTTACAGAATAAAACTCTAGAATCTTACAGAATAAAACTCCAGAACCTTCCAAACTAAAACTCAAAATCTTCCAGAATAAAACTCTAGAATCTTCCAGAATAAAACTCTAGAATCTTCCAGAATAAAACTCTAGAATCTTCCAGAATAAAACTCTAGAATCTTACAGAATAAAACTCTAGAATCTTACAGAATAAAACTCTAGAATCTTACAGAATAAAACTCTAGAATCTTACAGAATAAAACTCTAGAATCTTACAGAATAACTTTTCGGAATCTTACAGAATAAAACTGAAATCTTACAGAATAAAACTCTAGAATCTTACAGGATTAAACTCTAGAATCTTACAGAATAAAACTCTAGAATTTTACAGAATACAACTTTGAAATCTTCCCGGATAAGTTTTCGGAATTTTACAGAACAAAACTTTGGAATCTTATCAAATAAATTTTACACACTAAAACAAAACTCCGTAATTTTGCAGAATAAATTCTTGAGAATCTCCTAAATAAATCCTCAGAATCTGCCGTTGCTTGTACATCATCTCTTTTTCTTACATAGGTGCTCGGTCACGGTCCCCTCTATTTCACTGACAGGGTCAGAAGCTCCGTGTGTTTCCTGGTCCCTAGTTTCCTCACGTGTCCGCGTATTGTCAAGCTGGTAACCCATACAGAATGGTGTGGATCTAATCGAAGGTCAGGACATGTGAAGTGGGGCTTACCTCTCTTCAGTATAACTTTAGAAACACAACGTGGCCGTTACGTACACGGTGCACTGGTGCACTGTGCTCTTAGGGACGATACACACAGTTCTGTAGTTAGCTTGTAGTTTCAACTTCTACTGAAGTTTCAAACAGCAACAGAGGCAGAGAAAGTCAGTGATCACTTGACTTGTGTCTTATAGACGCTCATAGGAATAATGTCTCGAATTAATAGGATATAGAGGACATTTAACTTAATCGCTTAGAGATGTTGCCGATAAACTAAAAGGTTATGATAATACAGTGCAAAAGATTGAGAAGGGCATAAGGGGCtctgttaaaaatatattttattattacctTTGAATACTTTGCAGTTATCATGCAATCCTCCAGAGATCCGAATGGTCTCCAGTGAAAGACAATAGCTAAAATCACTGTGCTTGGTAGGtatgctgagtgtgtgtgtgtgtgtgtgtgtgtgtgtgctggcttGTATGTCTGGTTAGCCTTGGGAACTATTCAGGACTTCCACTATAACagccagacagagagagagagagagagagagggagagtgatgagtgaaaaaaggaaaggaaaagagcAAAGGCAGCCAACAATGAACTATTCCTAGACACATGCATCGAAGTGGTATCTAAGAATATTATGTTCTTGCCGGGTTTAAACccctatctgtctgtgtgtctttcttAGGTACCACTGGTCAATGTGAatgagcgcacacacacgccGAATCCCTACCGACTAAACAAGAACACTGAAATACGTACAAAAAACCTCTCGGACACACATTAAAGAGGCGCTGGCCGACATAAATGGCGGACAAACAGATCAGGTAAGCGTGCGTCCTATCCTTCCCATTGAATGTGACTGAATTATAGATATAGCTGATCTCTTCAGCCCTTTCGTTAGACCCTTCTTGCTCTGGCCTTGTCTTCTGTCTCATTTCTTGATTAATTCCTTCTACCAGTTTGCCTGCCAAGTTAATAAATGGGGGTATCGCTGGCCTGATTGGTGTCACCTGTGTGTTTCCCATCGACTTGGCCAAGACCCGCTTACAGAACCAGCAGAATGGCTCCCGCGTCTACACCAGCATGTACGTACGGACACAGCCACAAACAATGAGCGTAGTGTCTTCACATTCTCCGTTCCCTATTGATATTTCCTGTGTCTGTGCGTCTCTGAGTGCTTTTGGTTGATTTCTGTAATACAGGTCCGATTGCCTTATCAAAACCATTCGCTCCGAAGGATACTTTGGGATGTACAGAGGTGGGTGTTCAGTCCCAAATCAGGAGTCACAGATTTAGGTTTGCAGCCGCATTCCACTCTGCATTTGAACAATTTAGTTGTGATTAAGCAGGTTTGTATGAGGTTTtggcatatttatttatgcatttatgcGTATGATGATGTCAGCGTCTTCCCCCTGTGGTGTGTTCAGGTGCTGCTGTGAACTTAACTCTTGTTACTCCGGAGAAAGCCATAAAGCTGGCTGCCAATGATTTCTTTAGGCAACATCTCTCCAAGGACGggtgagacacacactcacacacacacacacacacacacacacacaaacaccccgTTGTGACACACACTAGTAGCCTCGGTTGCAGTTGCACAAATGCACGCATGCACAAAAGAaagaagcgtgtgtgtgtgtgtgtcagaagaACACAGTCATCCTTCATGCACACAGGCCTGCCGTTGCTGCTGTACATGCCTACACGGTAGAACATCTGGAATCACTTGCTTATAAAGAATGGTGTGTTATTACACAGCGTGGGCTGCTATTGTATGTCaaacattaatattaaacaCAGGCCGTTCACCAACACTACCCAAAAGTCTCTGTTCAAATGACAGACCGCTCGACCTTCACTGACCGAGTCGCACGTTGGCGCATATCTCCATAGTGACCAGAAACGGGGCCAGTAAATTATTGACTTGACACAATGTGAATTATTAATTCAGGACTGCACttgtactagtgtgtgtgtgtgtgtgtttgcaattTGTGTGCATGAGCCAATGAGTATGTGTATTATTTGAATACAATACATAAGCTATTTAGTACAGTACGATATACCGTAATAGCGCTGTGGCACGTCCGTCGTACGATACCATATATCGAATTCCTATTGGATAGCTTGAACATTTGAACGCGtacatattataaataaaaatggcattaCTGTTGGAGCGATGCAATTCATGGGGTTTATTTCACGGAAGTGTTCTTTAGATATAACGTAACCGGAACTTGCTGGAACGTGCGCTTTTATCTCACTCATTCTCACGTGCTCGTTTATGCTCTGTGTGTTTCAGGCAGAAGCTCACACTTATTAGAGAAATGCTGGCAGGCTGTGGTGCAGGCACATGTCAGgtcagttcacacacacacacacacacacgcacacgcacacacgtgcTTTcggttattcatttattttaagatCCCTGTGCACGAACAGCTATTTTCATCCTCTCTCTTTGACTCGCACATCTGCCTCTGAGAAAGCACTTTTAGCCGTTTACTCGTCATTTCAGCTCTGTGAGCTTGATCTTTTATGgtgttttgtgggcgtcactaaaTTCAAATCAGCTGTGCTGGGCACGCACCTGGTAATTTACGGGTGATTGGCATGAACATACTGAACACATGTGAGTACGAAGAAATTTCAGAGGCTGCGTCTGAAATCGTTCGCTGTGACGGTACGGAATGCACAGCCGAtgaaacagtacgtactaatcagtatgtgtgtgtattatgactACAACCCCGGAcgtactacatccgccatgttagcattgtcatgtgaccttcgatgTCATCTTAAACACAAGTTGATAATGATATTATTTTAATCGGTCATGGGTCATGTATatattagagcacagtgaagttcttttttttgcataccccagcatgtcaggaagttggggtcagagcgcagggtcggtcatgatacagcgccccctggagcagaaagggttaagggccttgctcaagggcccaacagtggcagcttggcattaccccgaccttctgatcagtaacccagagccttaaacgCTAGTGGCTAAGCCATCActgttaacaatttattcgggtattgttaaagtcctgtttaaccaaggtttaatacttaaaaatagCTGACGCTGTCTTCCgcgtctttgttttttttctgagcttgtacgcaccagtcccgttgcatcaCGGGATTGTTTGACTCGCATAATGTGCATCGGTTGCGTACTGCAAAATCTCACTGGAAGCAGTACGCCGTCTGGGTATTTCTCGCCCACCATTTCTCGCATACTGAGAATTCAGTcatactacccctctggcgtactgcttttcgcctgctatatagtaggtaagtatgaaTTTCTGAAAGTTCTTGGAAATTTTTTTGATTGGTTTAGCTTACTGAACGTATTTATACACAACTTTACTCAAAGATTGATAAATTGAGGCCCAGTCTTTCTACCTGAAGTCCCCGAGCCATAGATATCATATAACTGCGGATTATATAACTGAGCATTATATgactcgcacctccggggttgggggttcgaatcctgtgtgctcggagtttgcatgttctccctgtgcttcgggggtttccttcaggtactccggtttcctccccagtccaaagacatgcgctgtaggctgattagcatttccaaattgtccgtagtgtgtgaatgagtgtgtgattggttggcacccTGCCTTGTTCCTCGAGTCCTCTGGGAGAGGCTCCTGGCGACACCGTGTAGGACAAGCAGTacgaaaaatggatggatgaatggatggatgaatggatggatgaatggatggatggatggatggatgaagtacTCATGTCGTCTTAAGTCTTTCTTTCTGACGAGCTCATCTGACAGTCCAGTCCAACAGAACTGGATTCCTCATTAGTAAATAGGACTGGAGCTACACTGGACTAAACGACGTGATTACAACACTAGACATCATGTGGATTAAGTTGTATTGACCACACGGGCTTTCCGACACTTCCGAATCCATTTAACCGTAATCCCGTCAGCACGTACGAGCGTTCAGGGTGAGAGGTGTGACAAAGGAAAGGACCATGCTCAGTTAAAAACAGTCTTCCATTTGATCCTAAATTGCCATTTATCTCCAAGATAGAGTTTCAGCATCTGCCTGAGTGCAGGCTCTGTGCACAGAATTGGCTCTTTTCCTGATTGCGATAGTTAGACATGCTCTCGTATGGCGTTAATCTCGGACCCCGTACATATCCAATTAACATACTTTGTGATCTTGACAGGGGGGAAAAATTACATGGAAAATCTTCATTAGCTTTTTTTATAGCCTGCTGAAATGAGGAGATAAACAAACATGCCAGATGTGAAAGAGCTGCTCAGGAGATACTAGTGCAGAGTACAATGGTCTTAATTACAGATGGAAGTGTGTACATGTTAATCCCATGGCAACCACATCCTGTCATCTCCTCAGGAGAAAACGAGTCTTACTGTATGTAGCCCAATGGGGGATTAGTAATTGACCTTTATTCTGCACGTGTAAACCGTTATCAGTGCCATATTGGTCTGGCTACACCCACTTCACTCCAGAACACTCCGATCGAATATTAGCTTTTGAATATTAACAGATAATTACCATCAGCATTTCCTGTTTCTTGTTTTACTGACCAACTTCACAGGCAGGACCTCATGCCCGCGATGCTTTAATGACGTCAAAGGGACTAATCGGGACACAGAAATATTAATCGTTGGATTGTCAGATTATATTGTGTCCAGATAGAAAGCTTGTtagagttttcttttttttaattttttttattaatgttctcGTCATGACAAAAGTTTCTTtatctgtctttgtctgtgACTTGCAGGTCATTGTTACAACACCTATGGAGATGCTGAAAATCCAGCTGCAGGATGCAGGAAGAATTGGTGAgggatacaatacaatacaatacaacacaacacaacacaacgcAACACAACTTTATTGGCAACCAAAGTTGAAATTTCTCACTGACACCagcaatataaaaaaagaaagaaaacgtaCCATACAGCGCAAATGTTAAAACCAGTAACATAACATAACCATAAATACAAAGGAAATTAAGTTCTCACCTGGATTttcactgaagctaagcagggttgagcctggctagtacctggatgggagacctcctggggaaaaacTAAagattagtgaggccagcagggggtgctcaccctgtggtctgtgtgggtcctaatgccccagtatagtgaccgGGACACTATgctataaaaacagcaccgtcttgtGGCTGAGATGTTAAACTGacgtcctgactctctgtggtcattataaatcccaggacacttatcgtaaaagactaggggtataaccccagtgccctggtgaaattccccccaTTGGCCcatctctatcatggccccctaataataagCCTGaattctctcctctccactaatagctggtgtgtggtggacgTTCTaatgcactatggctgccgtcacaatCATCCAGGAGACCCCCCCCCACTATGTAAAGGGATTTGAGTGTCTACAAAAgagctatataaatgtaactgtaactatcTAACAACTTAAAGATATTTGAACCTCAATATTATGATTAATATATCCAATGATCATTTGtaagtattctttttttttttgccctatGCATTACATAGCGTGTTTCGGAAGGCAGTAGAAGAAACTGTTAAAACGTGGGACGAGTAGTATCTTTTAAGATGTACAGTACAACTCGCCTAGTTTGCTCTGCGGCCTGCCAGTTTTGCTGGCTGTATTAGTAACTCTTGCCAGAGTATATCACTGAGTATATTATTGGCCCCAGAGGAATATTGACCCTTATTCCTTTATCCACCAAGCTTGAGTACTGAGAATGATGTTTGTACAAGCATCTGAGGCTACCCTAGGCATAGGCTTGCTGAAACAGGGCAGGTGAAAATCAGAAAAACATCGTCTGGTGTTTTTTTAACCCGATCGTCagctcctttttcttttttgtgagcCTGTCGCTCTCCTCAGAACCCTGTTCTTGACTTACAGGAGTGGATGTttgctgtgaacattaactaaagctcttgacctgcgtCTGCGTGATTTGATGCGTTGTGCCGCTGACACATGACTGGTACAGGTCTTctattaaagtgtgtgtatacagtatatgctacAAAGTATTTAATCATCTGCAATCACACAGAAACCAAggggttcgcctcacacctctcgccctgtgtgtgtggagttcgcatgttctccccgtgggggtttcctccgggtactccggtttcctcccccagtccaaagacatgcacggtagcctgattggcgtgtccaaagtgtccgtagtgtataaatgtgtgtgaatgtgtatgagatggattggcacctcgtccagggtgtaccccgccttgtgccccatgctccctgggatattatccagattccccgtgaccatgtaggataagcggtatagaaaatggatggatggatggaacaagTCACAAATGTATGTAAACTCTGATTGAAATCAGAGCTCACATATTTAAGTAAAATCATATTTATTCTCTCAGACCTCACACTAAAACCGTCTTTAGGAACAGAGTGCCTCAGTGGTGCCTCACTGATGAATAAGTGTCGCTTAGAGTCGAGGTGCTGGAATAAGGCTGAAACAAACACTCAAGTGTGGAGACGGAAAAGAAAATTAGGAGAGGGCCAGAGTCAACGGTCCATTATAAAACACTGCCCTCAAGTGGCCAACATCATATATAGCTcgtaaaaaaaccccaacttgCCTTAAAgtgtataattataataaatgcaATATATCAGGGTGTATGTAATGTATCTAGAGATTGTTAGAAATCTAATGCCGATGTTACTGATGTTATAAAATGGTATCATAATGGATAGAGTGAATCAtttctaatgtttttttccAGACGTGACTCATCGTCTAAGTTAGTCTGAATTTCTGAATGCTGGTTCTGGAGTAGCATCGACCTGCACATTTTGGTGATTTCCCTCATCCTGGTTAAGCTTGTGAATTAGCTGAATCAGGCGAATTGGGAGCATGGAAGCCACCGAACGGTGCAGGAAACACATGAGAgataaatgagaaataaatgaaaatgtccaagtAATAGGCATTTATGGATTTAAATGGATTATGTGTGTTCGAAAAAGCATCAAAATGGAGCCAGGACTGGAAAAGACTAGTATGTTTGGGCTAAAATATTTTCAGTCAGTGCTAGCTTTGGTGATtcttgtgtctctgtgtgtgtgtgtgtgtgtgtgtgtgtgtgtgtgtgtgtatgtatgcctATATGCATAGCTGCTCAGAGGAAGCTGATGCCACAAGCCGTGTCTCCTGGTGGCTCCGTGGAGGTGAAGAGCCAGACTGCGATGCAGCTCACACGACAGTTGCTGAGAGAAAAAGGCATTGCTGGACTCTATAAAGGGTTAGGAGCCACTCTACTCAGgtactcaacacacacacacacacacacacacacacacccacacacacccacacacacatggcaagttttttttctctgtttctgaTTCATTCCCTCattgttcatctctctctctctctctctctctctctctctgcagggaCGTTCCTTTCTCCATCATCTACTTTCCTCTATTTGCTAATCTGAATAATTTGGGGAAGAGGGGAAAGGACGGTCCTGCCCCCTTCTACGTCTCCTTCGTATCGGGCTGTATCGCCGGCAGTACGGCTGCTGTAGCAGTCAACCCTGTAGACGGTGAGTGCCAGAGAGTGAGATTCAGACCTAGAGATTCAAATGACGATTTCCTGCTCTCGGATACACTCCGTCTAACCCCTAAAAGATTGTTCGGTTAGTTCTTCCGAGGGAATAGGGAACGATTCTTACGTGTATAACGCTACGACGCAGACTTCCTTTCCGAACCGGTTCGAACACGGGgtcagttttttctttttcagaaaaagTCGAGCCGCTTTAGAAAGCTAGCGCCGTTAACCATCCATCGAATCCTCATGCGTAGGACAGGCCAGGTATTGACGTCTCTAGGAGAGAGTAGCACAGGGATGACATTTAGAGTGAAGGAGCAGCCAGGAACACAATTACAGCCAACAAACCACTTATCGATTGAATCATTAGTGTGTCCACACAGAGTGCTTTCACAAACCGTGGCAAAAGCTAAACGCCGTTTTGTTCAAGGTTTGTTATTTTTTCAATGGTGAGGCAAGGGTATTGAGGGTATTAGTGTTTCAGCTGAGGATACACGCACAGAATGTCTTGCGCTCATACAAACTGCATGATTACTAGAGAAACGATATGACCCTGTATG
The genomic region above belongs to Ictalurus punctatus breed USDA103 chromosome 14, Coco_2.0, whole genome shotgun sequence and contains:
- the slc25a22a gene encoding mitochondrial glutamate carrier 1, whose amino-acid sequence is MADKQISLPAKLINGGIAGLIGVTCVFPIDLAKTRLQNQQNGSRVYTSMSDCLIKTIRSEGYFGMYRGAAVNLTLVTPEKAIKLAANDFFRQHLSKDGQKLTLIREMLAGCGAGTCQVIVTTPMEMLKIQLQDAGRIAAQRKLMPQAVSPGGSVEVKSQTAMQLTRQLLREKGIAGLYKGLGATLLRDVPFSIIYFPLFANLNNLGKRGKDGPAPFYVSFVSGCIAGSTAAVAVNPVDVIKTRLQSLTRGSQEDTYSGVTDCISKILRKEGPSAFLKGAYCRALVIAPLFGIAQVVYFLGVGEYILSFLPKRNN